The DNA window TTCTGTCTCGCATACTTATAGAGTGCAAACAGATTCGTTTATTATAATGAAACTGTTCCAGATTAGTGCAAATGGGGCGCACAGGAAGCTCGCGAGATCTGTAGTAAATTGCTTactaaatcaatgttaagtcttCAATTAAAGCAGCCGTTCTGATGGCGATCAATGTCCCGACTTGGGATAACTAACTAGTGTGTCATCAAATCCACGGTCTGTACCTGGAGTTCGGCCCTCTCCACTTCCCAATGCGCCCTTTCCATCTCGAAACGGGCCCATTCGTGCTGGATGTAGTGTAAAATCCCCGGGATTGTGTACTGCTGGGGCCTGGGCATCTCctcttgttgttgttgaaccatAGGCGCTCCTCCAGCGCTGGCGATCTGGGGATTAATGCTGTTGTTGCCCTGCTGCGGTGCGGGCTGCTGCTGTCTCTGGGCGGCcattcctcctcctcctcctccgccgGGCTGTTCATCCATGTTTAAAAATAGGAAAGTCCTGCTAGAAGTCGCCGATTGTTTCCCCTCAACCCTCCCTTCTTTACCGTTCGTGTAGCGATGCGACGTCGCCCTGCCCCCCACGAAATAGGCTGGCACCTGAACGGCTGTTGTGGATTTCGTGTCAGCGCACGGATTTGCCGGCCGCCATTAGTCCGATCCCTGGATGTGAGTCTCCTACTGCgggggtgagtgagtgagagaggaCTGGCGCGCGCGCTGCATGATGGGACGCGTTCACCCAACCCTGCGCTGTCTCAATCCGAATACAGACTGACGGGCGGATACTGCGCATGCGTAGACGGCGGTGTGGAATGACAGGCTCTGTACCTGACGGTGTGAAAATGTGACGTTGAAAAATAGCTATAAATACATAAAGTCAGGCAGAGATAagtaaaattcaaaatggcttcaattgattttttttcttgttttggctaattttaaacattttacattttcccTGACAAAAAAATAATCGGGAACCTAATTAAAATAAGTACATTAACATTAATTCTACATGGAGCAGGTCGCCCCCTCATGGACGCTGCCATCTTGGCGTCACATGACCGGCTCTATTCCTCCTCtttccgttaaaggattagttcactttcaaattaaaatttcctgataatttactaaccaccatgtcatcaaagatgttcatgtctttctttcttcagtcgaaaagaaattaaggtttttgatgaaaacattccaggatttttctccatatagtggacttcagtggagcccaaacagttgaaggtcaaaatgacagtttcagtgcagcttcaaaacgttctacacgatcccagacaaggaataagatcattttcttaaaaaaaaaaaattcaaaatcattttcttaaaaaaaaaataaataaaaatatatatatatatatatttttaagttttaacaataaatgctacTCTTGAACTGgtgctcttcttcttcttcttcttctctatttgaattccagcagtgtagacactgctaagtgtattactgccctccacaggtcaaagatagaactaattgttatatacttgcattaGCAAATGCAGTGATGAGTATGGGATTTTGCAATTGTGATAAAACGTAGTGAAGCATGGTATACCGAATCAAGGCATGTTACAATAGAAGAGGCTGCATACATGTATAATACATCACCATAATCAAGCACAGATAGAAAGGTAGCTTCTACAAGTCTTAAAAGTAAAATTAgatttatttctaaaataaaagCCAAGCTTCAGTTTGAGTTTCCTGATTAGATTAGCAATATGTACATTAAACAAAAGCTTATCATCAATCTATATGCCCAAGTACTTATAAAAGGTACTCTTTCAATAACTTTACCATCAGATGTAAATATACTAAAATTATCAAGTACTTGTGCCTGAGCTTTTGAAAAAAACCATAAACTTTGTTTTCTGTCAATTTAAAACTAATTTGAAACTAACCAGAGCATCTTCCAATGACTGAAATGATTTgatgttttacaaatatttagcaatattacaaatatttgaTCATATTTAGAATTTTACAATAACTTATAATTAAAATGCCCTCCCAGTTGTTTGCTAATGATGTATTTTCTTCTTTCTAGAGGTGGTCACTCTTCTGAATTACTATGATCAAGTTCCTACTCATGGTCAACAAACAGGGGCAGACTCGCCTATCTAAGTATTATGAACAAGTGGAGCTTGGGAAGAGAGCAGCTCTTGAAGCTGACGTGGTTAGGGGATGTCTTGCCCGGAGGAAGGAAGAGGTCAGTCATGTTTCCCTTTTACTTTCAATTTAATGGTAAAgcacacaactttttttttattttttagatcaTAGCCATTGTTTGTGGTGCAAAATATTATGAATACGATAAGACAACTAAACAGACATACAAATATAACTGACCCTCAGAGTAATTTTAGTGATAAAGGACAGAAATTTCAAACAGTGTACATGTTATATAAAGCATTACTATATGAAACATATATTTGCATCTACGCATTATTTATCAGATTTTAAGTCTGTATGGTGTTGTCTTgagttttattttacttttataaacTGGCCATTAAAATTTCTCAAACTTATTATTAGCTTAAATTAGCTTTTGAACCAATTCTTTTTTCTCAGTGTTCATTTGTGGAGTATAAGGACTACAAACTGGTCTATCGTCAGTACGCAGCTCTTTTCATTGTTGTTGGCATCACTGAAAATGAGGTTAGTTATTCACATTATTGGTTAAATTTTCTAATTACTTAAATTGAGAATCAGTATTTCTTTACAGCTTTTTAAAGTTTGTGATTTATAGTCCTTGGCCCTCTTTCCCACAGAATGAACTGTCAATCTATGAGCTTGTGCACAACTTTGTAGAGGTATTAGACAAGTATTTCAGTCGTGTGGTAAGTACTGATATTTTGATAAAGGCACATTTCCTGTCTATAAATTTCCTGAGAAAAGATGTTTTTCAAACTTTACTggatttgttttcttttcttgacAGAGTGAGCTGGATGTATCCTTTACATATTGGGTATTATTGACCAAATATGGCTGACATTGTTCTTTGCTGGCGTCATGGACCCTTTTCAGACTGTGATGATGCATATTTTCTAGTTATCAACATCGCAAATCTAATAAAgttattaatgttttcatttaaaatttttaaaaaatttttaaaatacatttataatgctatACTTTGGcagtaaattacaaaaaaaaaaaaaaaaaaaacactgctgtacgggtgtttctaatacagcaGTTGGAGTGATGACAAATGTACATTATTCTCACTTCTGACTGCTGTAATCAATCACTCAatattttttccctcttttggaaagtcaTGGAAACACCACTTGTGCTATTGGAGCAAACGGGAATACAAAAAATCTCGTTCACCGAGATTTTAACGGACTTTAACTTTTGAGAAccccggaaatgtgaaaagggtccattgTGTCTTAGATACATGTGTTTATATGAGTGTTCCATTCCTTAATGACAAAAACCAGATCATGTTCAATTTAGATAAAGTACACATTATACTAGATGAAATGATCATCAACGGACACATTGTGGAGACGAATAAGAATCGAATACTGGCACCACTACTAGCCCTGGACAAGATGGCTGAAAGCTGATCCAATGCAAATGAGTTCTCAATATTCCGttacaaatttaaataaatgcatttcttACTAATTTAAACCTTGTGTTCATCTTCCATTCTTCCACAAAGTTTTAGAACATCATTGCAATGTGGTCTGTAATAATCCCAATGCATTGTCAAAGAGGTCTAAAAGTTCCTCTTAAAAAAGGAACTGTAAGAATATCCCCTGGTCTAAAGACAACGAAATGTAAATCACGTTcagaaacaatttttttttgtcagttgaTCATCAGAGTGAAAAAGCAGACATGACAGTGTTGATACTTTGcaaacattttaatgattatttttggAGCATacacatttgaaaatatttgtttactTCAAACTGCAacttgagttaaataaatgtttataatatacAAAGAAAATACAAGGGAAAGCACAGCTTGCTTTTTGCTTTGTCTCTTTTTTAAATGTGCCTTGCACACAGAACCAGTGTTTCTGTATCTATAGCTTTATtgtaaaattacacaaatgCACTCAGGGACTCTGATCCTTTAGCAGGGAAATGAACAGTTGAAAACATACTCAACACAGTAACGgaagcaaaaaaagaaaagaaagaaaaagcatGTGCATGATTGTATGCAGACAGATTAAGTAAgacaaatgaaagaaaaaaaaaatcctaatatTTCAACAATGCAGGCACTAGTAAAACTTAAAACCTGTTAAGGAAATGCCCAAACACTCTATAGTTAGCTCTACAGAAGCAGGTGTGCTTGTGTCCAGGGTCTGACGCTGCGGCTGCAGGTGGTGATGTTTGAGTCTGAAAAAGATGATCTATGCCAAAATTTACACTGGACCTGGAGTAATGACAGTAAACACAGTAGGTGAGGAGAGACTACCCTGGCTGCCAGCGGCTCAAGCCCTTAAAGCAGTAGAGTGACCTGGGAAAGGCCATGTGTAGCAGTCAGTGGAGGAGGAGACCCTAATCAGTTTCAGGCGCTAGTGGAGCTGCGATGGGACTGTTTTTCCTGTGTATTTGGGTATATGTTGGGTGCTTGGGGGGGAGGGGGGGTATTTCATCAGAGCACAGCTTTATTTTCTGCAACAAAACACAACAGGCTTCACCAGTATGGGAGTTGGTCAATGATGTAGGGAGAGCATGCTCAATTGAGGTGGAAGCCCTTCTCCATAGTGGCAGCGAGGAGGCGCTCTCTCATGATCTCTTCGGAGGAATATTCCGGCAACTTCAAGTAGTGCACACACGTGTTAACTGAAGGATAGCTGGCATCTGTCGCATCAACCTAGAAGGAGAAAAGACAACAACGGGCatgaaaagatttttttttagttaattgTTTTAATGTCTGTTAAATTAATGgcgaaaaaaagaaaaaaagaaaattaaaaaagaaaaaaagaaaagtgagcTTATATACCTTCCGGACTATTGTGAGACGTGGATGGAGGTTGGCCAGTCCACCAGGGGGCAGAGTTGAGCAGCCTGTAGTGAACTGGAGGAAGGCCTTCCTTTCATCAGATGACATTCCACATAGCACTCGCACAAAGCGCAGGAAACCAGGACTGCAATACAATTAAGTCATCAGTGTGATATATGTATACTGTCTGAAATGTGACTAATcaagttatttcatttattttatattaaaatatataaactgaACCTTTATTCCAAACATGaccatgtttttgaaaagtctATTGAGGCTAAAAGGCTATTGAGCatctaatattttatatatgccacagtttccacaaaaatatatagcagcacaactgttttcaacattaataagaaatgtttcttgagcaccatattatattatattatattatattatattatattatatatggtgttcaagaaacatttcttattaatgttgaaaacagttgtgctgctatatatttttgtggaaactgtggtaCATTtgtggattctttgatgaacaaagttaaaaaagaacagcatttattcaaattggaatagattttttttctaacattgtaaatgtctttactggcACTTTTGCCCAATTTAACCGTATGGTGCTCCTTGCATGGCAGTCgaaaattagttgtttttttttatttcaattaaattaatcatattttagtttgataatgtttttatttaatatgttgtatttttaggggattttaaGGAACTAAATATTTATACAGCAGTTATAATCGATTCATTACCTGTGAACCACTTTGTGAACAGACCTGAAAATTAAATTTCCAACTTAAGCTTGAATGCTTTGAAGCacagatttaattttttaaagaagGCACTTGGCGGATTGTTGCTGTAGTGAAAAAAGTTTAAAGTGAACAGTGTTATAGAAGTCTAAGTTTATTgctatgaaaaatgcacaaaaatattttaaattttttaatgaaaatgtatattttccaaaacattttaCTCTAAACCTGTGagaaaaatcaaagccataaatctaaacaagttgtgttccaaatttgaagttgacatctcaaaaaaaaaaaaaaaaaaaaagcttccagCTTCCATTTCCGCAGTACCAAAACAGTCCCACTAGATGAAATTAGTTTCTCATTCATTTCCAACGCAATGAGTACAAGTGTGATTGttttttcaggaccatttaTCCTTTtcgaatcatgtccatgattttttttattcacatagcaagtgccaaaacctttaccaTGTTTCACACCATTtcgatgatttttttttttttgaacagtagtgtagtgTTTATTCAAGATATGATTactgaatttgaattgaattttaGTAACAATATATTTACAAGCCCCATATCTTCAACATGTTTtactatattaaaaaaaaaaaaaaaaaaaaaaaaaatcaaagaccTATCCAAGGTGAATGCCATCATAAAATGTAGAgcaatagaaaataaataaaaatagcatcTACCTGTCCCGTGTGTAGCCAAGTTTAGGTTCTGTGTAGTTAACGATGTCTTCAGCGGtccaggatggagactggttgCCACACAAGATCATTTGCACCTCTTTATGACTAAATGAGCTGAGTTTCTCCATAGGGAATACTCTGTTAAAACCCTCTGTACCAAAACACAGACATTTCACACTTAACACCATATTTGTAACTGACATGAATAATGTAGTAATGAATATAATTCATAATATACTGATATCTGAACAGCCATGTTACATGTACTTCTATGCTTTTGTACACACTAAGTGTAGCTTGAGTGGATTCAAAGGGCAAGGCATGGGAGTATTTGAATCCTGCCAATCCTGTCATACCTCTAAAGGCCTCCATTTGCTTCTGGATTCCTGTGTGCATGCAGAAGTCAAACATGAGCTCTACATACTCCTCAGCGTTGTCCATGGTGACCATCTGATGAAAGGACAGCAGAATTA is part of the Chanodichthys erythropterus isolate Z2021 chromosome 18, ASM2448905v1, whole genome shotgun sequence genome and encodes:
- the ap4s1 gene encoding AP-4 complex subunit sigma-1, giving the protein MIKFLLMVNKQGQTRLSKYYEQVELGKRAALEADVVRGCLARRKEECSFVEYKDYKLVYRQYAALFIVVGITENENELSIYELVHNFVEVLDKYFSRVSELDIMFNLDKVHIILDEMIINGHIVETNKNRILAPLLALDKMAES